The following coding sequences lie in one Pseudomonadota bacterium genomic window:
- a CDS encoding M48 family metalloprotease codes for MKRKSAMIMAAALTAAALFSLEARAQDWGKIGGSVFGGLTQLAEASKEITPSEEHYIGRAVAALIFEKYPLYNNPAMNNYLNKVGLAVAFHSDRPVTYGGYRFAVLDSGEINAFACPGGMILVTKGLMELLQNEDELAGVLGHEIRHVADRDGIKAIQKSRWTKFAFYTAGEVGKHYTPSEVSQLVGEFQGVVSDVAKKVIEQGYSKKDEEEADAYGMRYAMNAGYNPAAMADFIRTEIARGIGGSNSGPFSSHPTPEQRLTRVEARLSSEGLSGTTEAVRTQRYRGATAALK; via the coding sequence GTGAAAAGAAAATCGGCAATGATAATGGCGGCTGCCCTGACAGCGGCGGCGCTGTTTTCTCTTGAGGCACGGGCCCAGGACTGGGGCAAGATCGGCGGCAGCGTGTTCGGGGGGCTCACCCAGCTCGCAGAGGCGTCCAAGGAGATCACCCCCTCCGAGGAGCACTACATAGGCCGCGCGGTCGCAGCGCTGATCTTCGAGAAGTACCCGCTCTACAACAACCCGGCCATGAACAACTACCTCAACAAGGTGGGGCTCGCGGTCGCGTTTCACTCCGACAGGCCGGTCACCTACGGCGGCTATCGCTTCGCGGTGCTCGACTCCGGCGAGATCAACGCATTCGCGTGCCCCGGAGGGATGATCCTCGTCACAAAGGGGCTCATGGAGCTTCTGCAGAACGAGGACGAGCTGGCGGGCGTGCTCGGCCACGAGATAAGGCACGTGGCCGACCGCGACGGCATAAAGGCGATCCAGAAATCCCGCTGGACAAAGTTCGCCTTCTACACGGCCGGCGAGGTGGGCAAGCACTACACCCCCTCCGAGGTCAGCCAGCTGGTGGGCGAGTTCCAAGGCGTGGTCTCAGACGTGGCCAAGAAGGTCATCGAGCAGGGCTACAGCAAGAAGGACGAGGAGGAAGCCGACGCCTACGGCATGCGCTACGCCATGAACGCGGGCTACAACCCCGCGGCCATGGCCGACTTCATAAGGACCGAGATCGCCAGGGGGATCGGCGGCTCGAACTCCGGCCCCTTCTCCTCGCACCCGACCCCGGAGCAGAGGCTCACGAGGGTCGAGGCCCGGC